The Planctellipticum variicoloris DNA window CTTCAGATCTGATTCGAAAGAAGTCGTAGGCTCGACAGTTCCATGGCCCGTCACCCGGCGGCTGAGAGTGCCGCGATCCCCTGGATTACCGAGGAATACAATGCAGTTTTCCCACGTGGCCCTCAACTGCCGCGACATGGCCGCCACCGAGCAGTTCTACTCGCAGCACTTCGGCTTCCGACGCGCGCGGGTCATTGACCTTGGCAGCGACCAGATCGTATTCCTCAAGTCGGGGAGCATGTATCTGGAACTGTTCCGGTCGACCGGGGAACCGCCCGCCGCTCCTCCCGAGAAGGACGGCCCCGCCTGGCCGGGCGTCCGTCATCTTGCGTTTCAGGTGGATGATGTCGACGCCGCGCTGGCGGAGATCGGCGACGACGCGGTTGTCACGCTGGGTCCGCTGAGCTTCGACTCTTTCATTCCTGGCTGGCGGACTGCCTGGGTGAAGGACCCCGACGGCAACATTGTCGAAGTCAGCCAGGGATTTGTCGACGAGTTCGAGCTGGACGCCGTCGCGACGACATTGGAGCTGGCACTTCAGAAGTAAGCCGGCTGATGTTCAAAGCTCTGCTTTCGTTGCGTTCAAACGGCCTGCCGGACGTTCGAGAAATGCCGCGCACAGCCCGTTCACACCTGCGGCTCGCTCGCGGCCATATGTTTCACGAACCAGCAGGCTCCACCGGCCCGACTGATAGGGAGCTGGTCAACGAGCACAGGCTGCGGTCGTTCGTTTTCCACGCCGCGTCGGTCAAATTAGCGGGGCAATTCCGACGTCCCGTGTAAAGTACGAATCCAATTCAAGGCGGACCTCAGATTTCTAGAGGGACTGACCTCCGGCCCCGCAGCCATGGCTGCGGGGCCGGTTTCGTTGACTGACTCTGCCTCCGAAGCCGAGCCGGTCAGGAGAGTGCGGCTTCGGTGACAGGACGCCGCTCGACTCTCTTCATCTGGGGCGACGCGATTCCGCCAGCAACTCGCGGCGGCTTTCCGGGACATCCAGATCCTATTGCGGCTCGAAATCGGCGCTGCGCAGGCGTCACACGGAAGCCGTGATTCAGGGGGCACGTTCTAGTCCAATACCTCCCACATCTCACGGCTGCGCCGATTTCACTGGCGTTGCGATCTCCTCCCCGTCGTCAGGCACATGAACGGAGAGATTCCCCCATGGACCGAATCGTCCAATCCGTCGTTCTCACCGTCACCCTGCTGACTGGCGAGTCGGCCTGGTCACAGCAGACCAGGCCCAACATTGTCTATATCATGGCGGACGACCTGGGGAACGCCGGCCTTGGAGATCGTGGCGGAAACATCAAGACTCCGAATATCGACAAGCTCGCCACCGAAGGCGTGCGGCTGGAGTCATTCTACGGCCAGCCGGTCTGCACTCCCGCGCGAACCGCGCTCATGACCGGGCGATATCCGATGCGGTACGGCTTGCAGACGGTCGTCATCTTTCCGAGTCACTCCTACGGTTTGCCGACCGACGAGCGCACTTTGCCGCAGGCGCTCAAGGACGTCGGTTACAAGACTCTGATGGTCGGCAAACGGCACCTCGGAACGCCGATAAGAAGTTCTGGCCGCAGAATCGCGGCTTCGATTATTTCTACGGGAACGTCATCGGCGAAGTCGACTACTTCACGCGCGAGCGAGGCGGCATCATCGACTGGCAGCGCAACGGTACGTTTCTCAAAGAAGGCGGATATTACACGAAGCTCATTGGCGACGACGCGGTCAAACTCATTGATGAGCAGGACGGGAGCAGCCGTTCTTCCTCTACTTTGCGTCGCTGGCGCCTCATGCTCCCTACCAGGCGCCGGACGATTACATCAGACAGCATGCTTCCGCGAAGGACGAAATCTGGCGCACGTACGCCGGGATGATCACATGCCCTGATGACCAGATCGGGCGAGTCGTTTCCGCGCTGGAAAAGAAGGGCGTCCGCAACAACACGATCATTCACTTTTCCAGCAATAACGGAGGAGCAATCAATGCCATGTTTGCCACTGGAGCGCGCTCGCCCGAAGAGCGAAACGAGAGCGGCGGCGTCGGTCTGGGCGCCAAACCTCCCGCTTCCAATGGCCAGCTCCGTGGCGGCAAAGCGTCGCTGCACGAGGGGGGCGTGCGAGTTCCGGCGTTCGTCAACTGGCCGGGCGAGCTCCATCCGCGGACGGTGAATGAGCCCGTGCATATGGTCGATGTCATGCCCACGCTCCTGAATCGCGCAGGGGGGGAAACGGAGCGACGATCATCCGTTCGACGGTAAAGACTTGTGGCCGACAATCGCCGAACGGAAGCCGTCCCCGAACGAGGACATTCTAATCCAGGTGGAGGCGATCCGTGGCGCCGTCCGCAAAGGCGATTGGAAGCTCATCAGACTTGCGACTCTCCCGGGCAAAACGGAGCTCTATAACCTCGCGAAGGATCCGTGTGAAACAACCAATGTCGCGGAGCAGAATCCGGAAATCGTCCGCGATCTTCAGGCACGGCTGATACCGTACGCCCGTGAGCAGAAACCGGCCGAGCGGATCAGGCTCAGCCACAATTCGTCGGATATCAAGGCAAGACCGCCTTCGACCCCGACTTCGATATTGACGACGGAGGCCTGCCTCACGACAAGCCGCCGCTTCCGAAAGAGTGCACGATCCGATTGACAGAGGATCGCACGAGTTTCTGTGAACTCCTTTCGACGCCATTGGCTGTCGGACGCTGTCGCGCGAGCGCGACTTCGATCCGTAAAAGCGAAAACCCCTCCGAGGATGTCCAATTGGACATCCTCGGAGGGGTGCGAGTCGGGATGACAGGATTTGAACCTGCGACCTCTACGTCCCGAACGAGTCGGCACAGGGTTCCAAATGAGACCCCGTCAGCACTTACGGCGACGAATGTAGGCCGTTGCACCACTGGTTGCACTCGCGAAGCCGTTTCTGCGAACGAGCGGCCCGCTGGAGACTTCGCTGCCGCCCTGGCGATGATTGCCGCCCTGCCCCTCTCGGATGTGGAACGGGCAAACGCGGTCCGGCGGTTGCTTTCCGGCTGGAAGTGAGGTTCGGCGGCGGGCATCTCAGTCCGCGCGGCATTGAGAAGGTACGAGCTGACGGACCGTTCGAGGGGAACCGGCCTCTCTCAATCTTGGCCCGCCAAGTCGACAATCCTTTCAGTCGAATCGTCCCCGTTCGATTCGGTCGCTTCGCCCCAGTTCCGCGGACGTTTCGAGATCACAAGCCCGCGGCACTTGCTACTCCCCCCTGATGGGTTGTACGGTTGTTGCACTGCACAGAGTTAAGCGGCGCTGAACTGGGAGGGGACCTCCCGCTTTAACCGGTGGGAGAATCTCGGTGTCTCGATCCGTTTCGATTCCCGAAGTCGGCCAGGCCGTTAGAGTTAGGAATCGCCTTGCCACGGTCAGGGCCGTCGAACCTTACGATAGCAGACTGCCGGACGGTCGCCTTCATATCGTCGAACTCGAATACCTGGACGATTTTCGGTACCCGGAGTCAGAACAACTCCTCTGGGAAGTAGAAGCGACTGCTGAGCCGCTCGGGAAAACGACCCTGCCCAGCGTGGACGCGAATCGTCCAGATAGTCCAGGAGCACTCCAGGCGTTCGTCAACGCTCACCGCTGGACCCGCCTCAACCGACTGCGAGAGAAGGACGGTATCGAGGACGAGCCGCTGTTGGGAGTCTGGAATTCGGCAATTCAGGTTCATCCGTACCAGTTGGAGCCGGTGATTCGTGCGCTCTCGATGCCCCGCGTCAGTCTGCTTCTGGCGGACGGAGTGGGGCTTGGAAAGACGATCCAATCCGGGTTGGTGCTGGAAGAACTGCTGCTCCGGCGGCGAATCCGCCGCATTCTCGTCGTCTGCCCGGCGATGCTTCAGCGCCAGTGGAAGTACGAACTGCGGCGGAAGTTCAATCTCGACTTCGAGCTGATCGATTCAGATTCGACCTTTCAGCTTCGCCGCCGCATGGGCATCGACACGAATCCCTGGAAAGCATTCCCGCGGATCATCACGTCGATGGATTACCTGCGGATGCCGGACGTGCTCCAACAGTTCCTGCAGGCGTCGGATGCCGGTCCCGAAGCCGAATCCAATGGACGCGCCCTGCCCCACGCCCCGTGGGATCTGATGATCGTCGACGAGTGCCATCATTTCGCCCCTCAGAGCGGAAGTCGGACGAGTCAACGAACCCGGATGTTGCGGGAAATCCGCTTCCTATTCGAACACCGGATATTTGCCTCGGCGACACCGCACAACGGCAAGACCGTTTCGTTCACCGGTCTGCTCGAACTGCTCGACCCCATTCGATTTCAGATGGCGGTCGAGATGGACGAGACCGACCGGAACAATTTGAAAGAAGTCCGTATCCGGCGGCTGAAGGACGACATCAACAAGAGTTCGTTTCGCCCTCCGTTTGCCGAGCAGTTGCCGCCGATTCAATTGCCGATCAAACTCTCACCCAAAGAGTCGGCGCTCTACGATGCGCTGCGGGAATACCGCAACCACGGACAGGCAGCCCTTGCCAAGGCTTCCGCGGGAGAACGCTGGCTTGGGCAATTCATCTACTCGCTGCTCACGAAGCGGCTGCTATCGTGCCCCTATGCATTCGCGCGAACCTGGTGGCGGCACGTCGAGGAGGAAGCTCCGGACGACTCCAGGACGCTGTTCGACATGGCCCGTGTGTCGGCAGAACGGGCCGAAGAGCAGACCAAGAGCGACGACGAGCGGTCTCTCCTGGAAGACGACGCTGCCCGGTACAGCGGCGCTTACTTCCGATCCCACGGGAATTCCATCAGCGATCTGCAGGGCCGGGTGAAGCGGGCTCTTGAAGCCCTCGGCTACGATCGTAGGACGGCCGAAGACCCTGGCAAGTTGCCAGCGCTCGCCAAGAAATCAGATTCGAAGACGGAAGCTCTCGTCGATTGGATCGAAAAGAACCTCTTCGCCGAAGGCGTGCTTCGCGACGACGAGCGGCTGATCGTCTTTACGGAATACAAGGAAACGCTGTTCTTTCTGGAGCAGCGGTTGCTGCAGGTGCCGGGATTTGACAAGAACACGCTGCGTTTGCTCTACGGCGGCATGAGCCCGGATGACTTTGAGGCTGTCAAAGGCGAATTCGAGGACAAGACTTCGGCCGCACGACTCCTGCTGGCGACCGATGCCGCCTCCGAAGGCATCAACATGCAGGAGGAATGCCGCTGGATCATCCACTACGACATCCCGTGGTCCCCTTCGAAGATCGTGCAACGGAACGGGCGCGTCTCCCGTCATGGGCAGACCCGCGACGTGTCAGTCCATTATTTCTGCTCCAGCGAAGATGAGGATCTCGACTTCCTCGCATACGTTGCCAAGAAAGTCAGCACGATTAAGGACGATCTGGGAAGTGTCGAACGGGTCTTTGACGCGGCCATTCACCGGCACTTCGAGGGGCGAAAAATCGAACAGCGACAGATCGATTTTGCCGTCCAGGACGAGATTAAGAAGAGCCCTGAAGGGGTTGACCTGGGCCATTCCTCAGAGAGCGACATCCGCGACCTGGAGAGGCGTGCCCGACAACTGCTCGAAGGGACTGATGCCCGGCTGGGAATTTCTCCCGAGGCGCTGGTGCAGATTCTGCGAACTGCGATTGCCGTGGAAGGTCAAGGGGCACTGGACGACATTCCGGACCGGCCTGGCTTCTATCGACTGAGGCCCCCGCCGCGCTGGGAGGGACTGACGCGCCAGACCCTCACCGTCGGGTCCCGTACGGATCGTATGGAGCTGTGTTTCGATGCCGCCGCCGTGGAGGAAGAAATCTCCGGTCGGCGCATCATGCGACTCAAGAAGCATCAGGTCCTGATGCGGCTCGGTCACCCGCTGATGCGTCAGGCGATGGCGACACTGTCCCGTCAGTTGCATGAACCACTGGGGAATGACGCCGTTTTCCGCTGGTCGATAGCGGCTCTCCACCGCTCCGGTTTCGATGCCCTGCTGGTGTTTCATTACACCGTCACCGCCATCAATGAACTGCGAGAGCCATTGCACGATGAGGTCTTCTCGACGGTCCTGCGGATTGAAGGCGACCGGTTGTCTCCCGTCGACGATGACTTCGAGCGGCTCGTGCTTGGGAGCGAGTTTCTGCCGGTCAAATCTGCGGAACGCCGGGATGGCTGGGTGCGGACGATTCGGAGTCACTGGTTCCAGCACAGGGGCGAACTCGAAGCTCTGCTGAAGCGGCAGGAGGGAGAAATTCGCCTGGTGCTGGAACGCCGGGCACAGGTGACGCTGCAACGGGAACTGGACGCCGAGGCAGAAAGCTACCGTTATCGACTCAAGGAACTTCAGGACCGCAGCCGCGAACAGGAATTGAGCAAACTGGCCAAGGAACTGCTGCGAGAGCAGGCGGAAGCCCAGCAGCCGCAACTGTTCGAAGAAATTCAGGAAGATGCCAAATTGCGGGTGCAGGACATCGAAGAGCAGATGAACGTGCTGCGCCAGGAC harbors:
- a CDS encoding sulfatase-like hydrolase/transferase, which produces MAPHAPYQAPDDYIRQHASAKDEIWRTYAGMITCPDDQIGRVVSALEKKGVRNNTIIHFSSNNGGAINAMFATGARSPEERNESGGVGLGAKPPASNGQLRGGKASLHEGGVRVPAFVNWPGELHPRTVNEPVHMVDVMPTLLNRAGGETERRSSVRR
- a CDS encoding sulfatase-like hydrolase/transferase; translated protein: MDRIVQSVVLTVTLLTGESAWSQQTRPNIVYIMADDLGNAGLGDRGGNIKTPNIDKLATEGVRLESFYGQPVCTPARTALMTGRYPMRYGLQTVVIFPSHSYGLPTDERTLPQALKDVGYKTLMVGKRHLGTPIRSSGRRIAASIISTGTSSAKSTTSRASEAASSTGSATVRFSKKADITRSSLATTRSNSLMSRTGAAVLPLLCVAGASCSLPGAGRLHQTACFREGRNLAHVRRDDHMP
- the drmD gene encoding DISARM system SNF2-like helicase DrmD, coding for MSRSVSIPEVGQAVRVRNRLATVRAVEPYDSRLPDGRLHIVELEYLDDFRYPESEQLLWEVEATAEPLGKTTLPSVDANRPDSPGALQAFVNAHRWTRLNRLREKDGIEDEPLLGVWNSAIQVHPYQLEPVIRALSMPRVSLLLADGVGLGKTIQSGLVLEELLLRRRIRRILVVCPAMLQRQWKYELRRKFNLDFELIDSDSTFQLRRRMGIDTNPWKAFPRIITSMDYLRMPDVLQQFLQASDAGPEAESNGRALPHAPWDLMIVDECHHFAPQSGSRTSQRTRMLREIRFLFEHRIFASATPHNGKTVSFTGLLELLDPIRFQMAVEMDETDRNNLKEVRIRRLKDDINKSSFRPPFAEQLPPIQLPIKLSPKESALYDALREYRNHGQAALAKASAGERWLGQFIYSLLTKRLLSCPYAFARTWWRHVEEEAPDDSRTLFDMARVSAERAEEQTKSDDERSLLEDDAARYSGAYFRSHGNSISDLQGRVKRALEALGYDRRTAEDPGKLPALAKKSDSKTEALVDWIEKNLFAEGVLRDDERLIVFTEYKETLFFLEQRLLQVPGFDKNTLRLLYGGMSPDDFEAVKGEFEDKTSAARLLLATDAASEGINMQEECRWIIHYDIPWSPSKIVQRNGRVSRHGQTRDVSVHYFCSSEDEDLDFLAYVAKKVSTIKDDLGSVERVFDAAIHRHFEGRKIEQRQIDFAVQDEIKKSPEGVDLGHSSESDIRDLERRARQLLEGTDARLGISPEALVQILRTAIAVEGQGALDDIPDRPGFYRLRPPPRWEGLTRQTLTVGSRTDRMELCFDAAAVEEEISGRRIMRLKKHQVLMRLGHPLMRQAMATLSRQLHEPLGNDAVFRWSIAALHRSGFDALLVFHYTVTAINELREPLHDEVFSTVLRIEGDRLSPVDDDFERLVLGSEFLPVKSAERRDGWVRTIRSHWFQHRGELEALLKRQEGEIRLVLERRAQVTLQRELDAEAESYRYRLKELQDRSREQELSKLAKELLREQAEAQQPQLFEEIQEDAKLRVQDIEEQMNVLRQDVDRTRHLLTKERDHRLNTVLPKRFTLLDGSTGVRVLPLALTYLIPATAEDLR
- a CDS encoding VOC family protein, translated to MQFSHVALNCRDMAATEQFYSQHFGFRRARVIDLGSDQIVFLKSGSMYLELFRSTGEPPAAPPEKDGPAWPGVRHLAFQVDDVDAALAEIGDDAVVTLGPLSFDSFIPGWRTAWVKDPDGNIVEVSQGFVDEFELDAVATTLELALQK